One Gloeothece verrucosa PCC 7822 DNA window includes the following coding sequences:
- a CDS encoding DUF1499 domain-containing protein produces MAITFLENLIIRSKWFNNVDQLKLNNPNMSRYLIALILAAFITLSNAVTPASVWALEYPSTPLAALPLINQLFKGTAPDNIGIHEGKLAACPSTPNCVVSQDADSTHTIAPITYQTDRDAAKQTLIKVLGVVPRTTIIEETDDYIRVESESRLMGFIDDAEFYFPPDEKVIHVRSASRLGESDLGVNRRRLEQIRLAMQDLGV; encoded by the coding sequence TTGGCTATTACATTTTTAGAAAATTTAATTATTAGGTCAAAATGGTTTAATAATGTAGATCAACTTAAGCTTAATAATCCAAACATGAGCCGCTATCTAATTGCACTAATTTTAGCCGCATTTATCACCCTGTCAAACGCTGTAACTCCCGCCTCGGTTTGGGCGTTGGAATACCCCTCTACTCCCCTAGCCGCATTACCTTTAATCAATCAACTGTTTAAAGGAACTGCCCCTGACAATATCGGAATACATGAGGGTAAATTAGCGGCTTGTCCGTCTACTCCTAACTGTGTGGTTTCTCAAGATGCTGATTCAACCCATACCATAGCACCCATTACCTACCAAACGGACCGAGATGCCGCTAAACAAACTCTAATTAAAGTTCTCGGGGTAGTCCCTCGTACCACCATCATTGAAGAAACCGATGATTACATTCGGGTAGAATCTGAAAGTCGTCTGATGGGATTTATCGATGATGCAGAATTTTACTTTCCCCCGGATGAAAAAGTGATTCATGTCCGTTCAGCGTCACGCTTAGGAGAATCTGATTTAGGAGTTAACCGCAGAAGATTAGAACAAATACGCCTAGCAATGCAAGATTTAGGAGTTTAA